The Victivallis sp. Marseille-Q1083 DNA window GCGCGACCGGGCCGAGCTGCCGCCGGAGCAATGGCCGACCTTTTACGACATCTCCCAGAACGACGGCGGCAACACCATGTGCGGCTGTGAAAACTGCCGCAAAATCGTGGAAGAGGAGGACGGCGAGTCCGGTCTGCTGCTGCGCTTCATCAATCCGATCGCCTCCGCCATCCGCCGCGACTATCCCGAGCTGACCATCCGCACCTTCGCCTACAGCTTTACCGCCGGACCGCCGCGCCTGACCCGGCCCGAATCCAACGTCTTGCTGCAGTATTGCGCCGGAGGCAGTTGTTACCGGCCTATGGCCGAAGCCGATTTCCGGGAGTTGGCCGAATGGAACCGGCAGGGCGCGACTTTTGCGCTCTGGGATTACTGGAACATGGGGATGTTCTTCAATCCGCCACGTCCGGAAACCATGGTCGACGCCATTGCTCCCGATCTGCGGCGTTTTCGGGATAACCGGGTCACGGCGCTTTTTCTGGAGGCCGAGAAAAATCCGGTCACGCCGCAGAATTTCATCGAGTTGCAGTATTATCTGGCGTCGCGCCTGATGGTCGATCCGGATCTGGACGACCGGAAGCTGATCGCGGAGTACATGACCCATTACTACGGTCCGGCCGCTCCGCTCATGACCCGTTATCTGGACCGGCTGCGGGAGGGAGTCGCGCAGGATCTCACTCCCGGCCCCGCCTGGGAACGCCGCTGGCGCTACCTCGACGGTCAATTCATGCTGGACAACTATCGCTTGCTCCTGGAAGCGGAGGCGGCGGCGCAGTCGCCCCGCTTCCAGGCCCGGGTGCGGGCGGAAACCATCCCTCTTTTCTGGCAGATCGTCTACTGGCGGCAGGAGACTGAAGCCGACTTCCGGGAGCACGGTATCTCCGTTGACGCCGTCCGCGACCAGTTGAAAAACAACATTCTGGAATACCTGGACCGGACCGATTGCGTCAATCCCGGTTATTTCCGGGAACGCTTCGCCGGCCAGTTCGAGATCCTCGAAGCCAATCTGACCGCCCCCGAGCCTTTTCGCGCCATCGAGCCCAAGTATGTCTTCGGCTATCCGCAGCAGAACGATCCCGGCCCGGAGTTTCAATGTTCCGTCACTGCCGATCCGGATTCTATTCCCGGAAAAACCCTGCTGTCGCGCCATCCCAACCAGGTTCCCGGCGACGGCAATCTTTTCGGCACCTATG harbors:
- a CDS encoding DUF4838 domain-containing protein, encoding MKRFFILFLLSFRSIVFADLIATGESPSPLEETAAFELQNFMQSVTGREFTVVRESELAGRIPEIYLGQTGFARDHRIDGLAAQDEEWILRTCEESLVITGGRPAGTLYGVYAFLEKLGVAFLTEDETVIPRCPDWRPELIDGRGEPAFRGREIYDERPYHFIRQEAAPEVRRRYWLFKLRSRINGASAFGEEILYRARFLQRTDRTPFCHNFYRYVPPETYFAEHPEYFTLGPDGKRTTAAYVGQLCLSHPDLVPIALESLREFIRRDRAELPPEQWPTFYDISQNDGGNTMCGCENCRKIVEEEDGESGLLLRFINPIASAIRRDYPELTIRTFAYSFTAGPPRLTRPESNVLLQYCAGGSCYRPMAEADFRELAEWNRQGATFALWDYWNMGMFFNPPRPETMVDAIAPDLRRFRDNRVTALFLEAEKNPVTPQNFIELQYYLASRLMVDPDLDDRKLIAEYMTHYYGPAAPLMTRYLDRLREGVAQDLTPGPAWERRWRYLDGQFMLDNYRLLLEAEAAAQSPRFQARVRAETIPLFWQIVYWRQETEADFREHGISVDAVRDQLKNNILEYLDRTDCVNPGYFRERFAGQFEILEANLTAPEPFRAIEPKYVFGYPQQNDPGPEFQCSVTADPDSIPGKTLLSRHPNQVPGDGNLFGTYDFAVKDGKNLLVAPEDEAYHWYRIPEITLGSNCLFFAHRWHLQINLSQAYAIPNAENSEDNCWDLWFHARFTGPAWIPGSAAANTIAVDMVILTRPGTAESIRRKLK